From a region of the Cyanobacteria bacterium GSL.Bin1 genome:
- a CDS encoding mechanosensitive ion channel encodes MNSINPLQLSIFFFLAVVLFLSSLLIAGLSYLPFFQISQALIKRFAPGEIYRNTSPSFKIWLVLTIIIIAFDAAFLRLPSPTWLEWLEFPLGLFVAVDVCFFSFKVIDKLFENYLLGVALEDETKINSELFALGEYLSKATTVLIIIFCFAQTHQINLIGLLASLGVAGATIAFASQKVIEEILWSIVLLIDRPFSVDDYIHLQDRTLGKVESIGWRSTKIRLSGKNTLAVIPNSNLVKENIENLTRAKRVISMITLTFFSRLSENEKALIQEFIFQSTDDILGIDSELTQVNFKDVVERGGDQCVRADIIFFILGAADTSMELRRGLLEIARDNIVNRLEIYGIAFNCEQTTVDVPQEMTI; translated from the coding sequence GTGAATTCGATTAATCCCTTACAACTCAGTATTTTCTTTTTTCTAGCAGTTGTTCTGTTTCTTAGTTCTCTTTTAATTGCTGGTTTATCCTATTTACCCTTCTTTCAAATTTCTCAAGCTCTCATCAAACGGTTTGCCCCTGGCGAAATTTATCGTAACACCAGTCCTTCTTTTAAGATTTGGCTGGTTTTAACCATTATCATTATTGCTTTCGATGCCGCCTTTTTGCGACTTCCCAGTCCTACTTGGTTGGAATGGTTAGAATTTCCTTTAGGATTGTTTGTCGCAGTTGATGTTTGTTTCTTTAGCTTTAAAGTCATTGATAAATTATTCGAGAATTATCTATTGGGGGTCGCCCTTGAAGACGAAACGAAAATTAATAGTGAACTGTTTGCCTTAGGGGAATATTTAAGTAAAGCCACGACCGTTCTTATTATTATCTTTTGCTTTGCCCAAACCCATCAAATTAATTTGATTGGCTTACTTGCTAGTTTAGGAGTTGCAGGTGCCACCATTGCCTTTGCCTCCCAGAAAGTGATTGAAGAAATTCTTTGGAGTATTGTCTTATTAATTGACCGCCCTTTCAGTGTGGATGATTACATTCATCTTCAAGATCGTACTCTCGGTAAAGTGGAGTCTATTGGTTGGCGTTCTACAAAAATTCGTCTCTCAGGAAAAAATACATTAGCGGTCATCCCCAATAGTAATTTAGTCAAGGAAAATATTGAAAATTTAACCCGTGCAAAACGAGTGATTTCCATGATTACCTTGACATTCTTTAGTCGTTTATCTGAGAATGAAAAAGCTCTGATTCAGGAATTTATTTTCCAAAGTACTGATGATATTTTAGGGATTGATAGTGAGTTAACCCAAGTTAATTTTAAAGATGTTGTTGAGCGCGGAGGAGACCAATGTGTTCGGGCTGATATTATTTTCTTTATTTTAGGTGCAGCGGATACTTCCATGGAATTACGCCGAGGCTTACTCGAAATTGCCCGTGATAATATCGTGAACCGTTTAGAAATTTACGGCATTGCCTTTAACTGCGAACAAACAACCGTCGATGTTCCTCAGGAAATGACAATTTAG
- a CDS encoding mechanosensitive ion channel has product MQIEWDILKDVLVLMLRLGCFSLAAIVSPFVGRFLPRLIWRCLLLTQRYIAIDARHTYDQFIKSFQNLIAIAGTLSFLALALNLLAEYEELYKFLGFFIYFALSVTLAWIALKISRQLIRRTVIGLVQRWFGEVNEVVLIFETLIYVVIVIAAGIIFAIGLRLNITALIASLGISGVAIAFGAQQTLSRLFGTLEIYLDRPYRPGEYIRISFNPYDEDAYGRIESIGLRSTKIRMVATNTITIVPNSLMAEKNIENISRGKKIVAMLCLDFLRVLDNGERALVKQVVQDASNVFWGFTKASIHVQFCSTDYQAGTRARIIFFISSVDESSLGLRKRLLELANSAIAHKLAAYNLKFTTPEPVVYIDSPMSL; this is encoded by the coding sequence GTGCAGATTGAATGGGATATTCTAAAGGATGTTTTGGTATTAATGTTGCGCTTGGGATGCTTTTCTCTGGCTGCAATCGTTTCCCCATTTGTGGGTCGATTTTTACCAAGATTAATCTGGCGGTGTTTACTGTTAACCCAACGTTATATTGCGATTGATGCCAGGCATACCTATGATCAATTTATTAAATCGTTCCAGAATTTAATTGCAATTGCAGGAACTTTGTCTTTTCTAGCGTTAGCGTTAAACTTACTTGCCGAGTATGAAGAACTGTATAAATTTCTGGGTTTCTTTATTTATTTTGCCCTTTCCGTCACGCTGGCTTGGATTGCCCTCAAAATCAGTCGTCAATTGATTCGGCGGACAGTGATTGGTCTAGTGCAACGTTGGTTTGGGGAAGTTAATGAAGTCGTTTTAATTTTTGAAACCCTGATTTATGTTGTTATCGTAATTGCAGCAGGAATTATTTTTGCCATTGGTTTAAGACTCAATATTACTGCACTCATTGCTAGTTTAGGCATTAGTGGGGTTGCAATTGCTTTTGGGGCACAACAAACGCTGAGTCGCTTGTTTGGCACTCTTGAAATTTATTTAGATCGTCCCTATCGCCCTGGCGAATATATCCGCATTAGTTTTAATCCTTATGATGAAGATGCTTATGGTCGGATTGAATCTATTGGTTTACGTTCGACTAAAATTCGTATGGTGGCAACAAATACGATTACCATCGTTCCCAACTCATTAATGGCAGAAAAAAATATTGAAAACATCAGTCGCGGGAAAAAAATTGTTGCTATGTTATGCTTAGATTTTTTAAGAGTTTTAGATAATGGAGAACGGGCTTTAGTTAAACAAGTGGTACAAGATGCGAGTAATGTATTTTGGGGATTTACCAAAGCAAGTATTCATGTCCAGTTTTGTAGCACTGATTATCAAGCCGGAACCCGAGCACGAATTATCTTTTTTATTTCTAGTGTGGATGAAAGTTCTCTCGGCTTGCGTAAACGCCTTCTCGAATTAGCTAATAGCGCGATCGCGCATAAACTAGCTGCTTACAATCTTAAATTTACCACTCCTGAACCTGTGGTCTATATCGACTCGCCCATGTCGCTTTAG